One part of the Brachyspira sp. SAP_772 genome encodes these proteins:
- a CDS encoding AAA family ATPase translates to MSYSKLTVKNFGKIREAEIELSDLVLFIGDNNSGKSYLMTLIYGFANYSEKITNILFQDKDFLFNLKEYKDIENIINKHLEYNKENYSQIIKAHNDYFINAIKNHSIFCAEQTLDERFFLSLEELTLINDLFNLLLNKYKEKILQFIFNDIDNLINLDDINLNIYKPDFKILLEHNRKITILYKNHMNDFPISGNIPNFSALDIIIYIFSIMTKYLFNIYYDKKIFLPASRTGFFLSYKELAKQSITSAFNIENKKIKTLFQKPISDFINNLIDLSKEYKENEEYTDIIKIFHNMIQGNIEVNTETGGYYYKPNNTDLKIPMYLNSAVITEIAPLYLFLKYGKDIGTLIIEEPEMSLHLKLQKQMARIIINLVNKNINLMISTHSDTILEHINNMIKLNSINDKDKQNNLLKKYSYSENDIIDIEKIRIYQFNTDKDNMTNIIQLKGNKETGFYIETFHDYINKASNEYDEIIENI, encoded by the coding sequence ATGTCATACTCAAAACTTACAGTAAAAAATTTTGGAAAGATTAGAGAGGCTGAAATAGAACTTTCCGATTTAGTTTTATTTATAGGTGATAATAATAGTGGTAAAAGTTATTTGATGACATTAATATATGGATTTGCAAATTATTCAGAAAAAATCACAAATATTTTATTTCAAGATAAGGATTTTTTATTTAATTTAAAAGAGTACAAAGATATAGAAAATATTATAAATAAGCATTTAGAATATAATAAAGAAAATTACTCTCAAATAATAAAAGCACATAATGATTATTTTATTAATGCTATTAAAAATCATAGTATATTCTGTGCTGAGCAGACACTAGATGAAAGATTTTTTTTATCATTAGAAGAATTAACATTGATTAATGATTTATTTAATTTACTTCTTAATAAATACAAAGAAAAAATATTACAGTTTATATTTAACGATATTGATAATTTAATTAATTTAGATGATATAAATTTAAATATATATAAACCTGATTTTAAAATTTTATTAGAACATAACAGAAAAATAACTATTTTATATAAAAATCATATGAATGATTTTCCAATATCTGGTAATATTCCAAATTTTAGTGCATTAGATATTATAATATATATTTTTTCTATCATGACAAAATATTTATTTAATATTTATTATGACAAAAAAATATTTTTACCAGCATCAAGAACAGGATTTTTTTTGTCTTATAAGGAATTAGCTAAACAATCTATAACTTCTGCATTTAACATTGAAAACAAAAAAATTAAAACTTTATTTCAAAAGCCTATTAGTGATTTTATAAATAATTTAATTGATTTATCAAAAGAGTATAAAGAGAATGAAGAATATACAGATATAATAAAAATATTTCATAATATGATTCAGGGAAATATTGAAGTTAATACTGAAACAGGAGGATATTATTATAAGCCTAATAATACAGATTTAAAAATACCTATGTATTTAAACTCAGCAGTAATTACAGAAATTGCACCATTATATTTATTTTTAAAATATGGTAAAGATATTGGAACTCTTATTATAGAAGAACCTGAAATGTCTTTGCATCTTAAACTTCAAAAACAAATGGCTAGAATAATTATTAATTTAGTAAATAAAAATATAAATCTCATGATATCAACTCATAGTGATACAATTTTAGAACATATAAATAATATGATTAAACTTAATTCTATAAATGATAAAGATAAACAAAATAATTTATTAAAAAAATATTCCTACAGTGAAAATGACATTATAGATATTGAAAAGATAAGAATATATCAATTTAATACAGATAAAGATAATATGACAAATATAATACAATTAAAGGGAAATAAAGAAACAGGTTTTTATATAGAAACTTTCCATGATTATATCAATAAAGCTTCAAATGAATATGATGAAATTATTGAGAATATTTAA
- a CDS encoding adenine phosphoribosyltransferase: MDLKNYIRNIQDYPKEGILFRDITTLLKDKDAFKFAIDSMAKQVEDKKIDYIVGAESRGFLIGSALAYRLNCGFVPVRKKGKLPCKTISEEYALEYGTDSLYMHEDAINKGANVLIVDDLIATGGTALAMMKMVERLGGNIVGSSFLIELKELNGRKDISKYPVNVLIEY; the protein is encoded by the coding sequence ATGGATTTAAAAAATTACATAAGAAACATACAAGATTATCCTAAAGAAGGAATATTATTTAGAGATATCACAACCTTATTAAAAGATAAAGATGCTTTTAAGTTTGCAATAGACTCTATGGCTAAGCAAGTTGAAGATAAAAAAATAGATTATATAGTAGGAGCTGAGAGTAGGGGGTTTTTAATAGGTTCTGCTTTGGCTTATAGGTTAAACTGCGGTTTTGTACCTGTTAGAAAAAAAGGTAAATTGCCTTGCAAAACTATATCAGAAGAATATGCATTAGAATATGGCACAGATTCTTTATATATGCATGAAGATGCTATAAATAAAGGAGCAAATGTACTTATAGTAGATGATTTAATTGCTACAGGCGGCACTGCTTTGGCTATGATGAAAATGGTTGAAAGGCTTGGAGGCAATATAGTAGGCTCTTCTTTCTTAATAGAATTAAAAGAATTAAATGGAAGAAAAGATATAAGTAAATATCCTGTTAATGTTTTAATAGAATATTAA
- a CDS encoding peptide ABC transporter substrate-binding protein, whose translation MKHLTLLLLSVLMIVSISCGGNKADEGAIYINVGPEPKTIDPALNSTVDGSIYIQHAFEGLATRDKDNKIIPGVAESWDISEDGLTYIFHIRDNAKWSDGKKITADDFVYSWQRAVDPITASEYAYQFEPVLNAMDINSGKKPVEDLGIKAIDENTLEVTLNAPTAYFLELAAFPTFYPVRKDIIEENKDNWTLSPDTYIGNGPFTLVERRTDDRLVMVKNTNYWNSENIIPEKLVFILMQNGTAAVAGIKEGSIDFANNPPLQDIETLQSEGLMHISPYLGTYYYCINITNSVLKDVRVRKALTLAIDRNYLVEQVTRGGQMPAGAWVPSGVNDVDGDFREVGGDYYSIKPEDYKKNVEEAKKLLADAGYPNGDGFPVIEFKSNSGEHIQIFEAVQQMWKENLNIDSTIAQEEWATFQDTRQNKNYMIARHGWIADYNDPMSFLGVFLSYSVQNNGGYYNKNYDDKLKLAMSTIDQNVRMKAMHEAEDILMNDMGLIPLYFYTDPIMISKKLTGVIFDPLGSHKFYYAKLAK comes from the coding sequence ATGAAACATTTAACTTTATTACTCTTATCTGTTTTAATGATTGTATCAATATCTTGCGGCGGAAATAAAGCAGATGAAGGAGCAATATATATTAATGTAGGCCCAGAACCAAAAACTATAGACCCTGCATTAAACTCTACAGTTGACGGAAGCATATATATTCAGCATGCTTTTGAAGGTTTGGCTACTAGAGATAAAGATAATAAAATAATACCAGGTGTTGCAGAAAGTTGGGATATAAGCGAAGATGGTTTAACTTATATATTTCATATAAGGGATAATGCTAAATGGTCTGACGGCAAAAAAATTACAGCTGATGACTTTGTTTATTCTTGGCAGAGAGCTGTTGATCCAATTACAGCTTCTGAATATGCTTATCAATTTGAGCCTGTATTAAATGCTATGGATATTAATTCTGGCAAAAAACCTGTTGAAGATTTGGGTATTAAAGCAATAGATGAAAATACTTTAGAAGTTACATTAAATGCACCTACTGCTTATTTTTTAGAGCTTGCCGCTTTTCCTACATTCTACCCTGTTAGAAAAGATATAATAGAAGAAAATAAAGATAACTGGACTCTTTCACCAGACACATATATAGGCAATGGTCCTTTTACTTTAGTAGAAAGAAGAACTGATGATAGACTTGTAATGGTAAAAAATACTAATTATTGGAACAGTGAAAATATTATACCAGAAAAATTAGTATTCATACTTATGCAAAATGGTACTGCTGCTGTTGCTGGTATAAAAGAAGGTTCTATAGATTTTGCAAATAATCCTCCTCTACAAGACATAGAAACATTACAAAGCGAAGGTTTAATGCATATATCTCCATATTTAGGTACATACTATTATTGTATTAATATTACAAATAGTGTATTAAAAGATGTGAGAGTAAGAAAAGCTTTAACTTTAGCAATAGACAGAAATTACTTAGTAGAACAAGTTACAAGAGGCGGACAAATGCCTGCGGGTGCTTGGGTACCTAGCGGAGTTAATGATGTTGATGGGGATTTTAGAGAGGTTGGTGGAGATTATTATAGCATAAAACCTGAAGACTATAAAAAAAATGTAGAAGAGGCAAAAAAGCTCCTTGCTGATGCTGGTTATCCTAATGGTGATGGATTTCCTGTTATAGAGTTTAAATCTAATTCTGGTGAACATATACAGATATTTGAAGCGGTTCAGCAGATGTGGAAAGAAAATTTAAATATAGATTCTACTATAGCTCAAGAAGAATGGGCTACTTTCCAAGATACTAGACAAAATAAAAACTACATGATTGCTCGCCATGGTTGGATAGCTGATTATAATGATCCTATGAGTTTTCTTGGTGTATTTTTAAGCTATAGTGTACAAAACAATGGCGGTTATTATAATAAAAATTATGATGATAAATTAAAACTTGCTATGTCTACTATAGATCAAAATGTGAGAATGAAAGCTATGCATGAGGCAGAAGATATACTCATGAATGATATGGGGTTAATTCCTCTTTATTTCTATACTGATCCTATAATGATTAGCAAAAAGTTAACAGGCGTGATATTTGACCCTCTTGGCTCTCATAAGTTCTATTATGCTAAATTAGCTAAATAA
- a CDS encoding phenolic acid decarboxylase encodes MSKIFKELDDFLGTHFIYTYDNGWEYEWYAKNENTVDYRIHGGMVAGRWVKDQKANIVKLTDGVFKITWTEPTGTDVALDFMPNEKKLHGVIFFPKWVHEHPEITVCFQNEHIPLMEESREKYETYPKYVVPEFATITYIGNAGKNNEDVISEAPYKSMTDDIRNGKYFDENYKRKNK; translated from the coding sequence ATGAGTAAAATATTTAAAGAACTTGATGATTTTTTGGGTACACATTTCATATACACATATGATAATGGATGGGAATATGAATGGTATGCAAAGAATGAAAATACTGTTGATTACCGTATTCATGGGGGAATGGTAGCAGGAAGATGGGTGAAAGACCAAAAAGCTAATATAGTAAAATTGACAGACGGAGTATTTAAAATTACTTGGACTGAGCCGACAGGAACAGATGTGGCATTAGATTTTATGCCTAATGAAAAAAAATTGCATGGAGTTATTTTCTTTCCAAAATGGGTTCATGAACATCCTGAAATTACAGTATGCTTTCAAAATGAACATATACCATTGATGGAAGAATCCAGAGAGAAATATGAAACTTATCCTAAATACGTTGTACCGGAGTTTGCTACTATAACTTATATTGGAAATGCTGGAAAAAATAATGAAGATGTTATATCTGAAGCTCCATACAAATCTATGACTGATGATATAAGAAATGGAAAATATTTTGACGAAAATTATAAAAGGAAAAATAAATAA
- a CDS encoding EFR1 family ferrodoxin (N-terminal region resembles flavodoxins. C-terminal ferrodoxin region binds two 4Fe-4S clusters.) — protein sequence MNKNAIIYYFSGTGNTEKVVNEYKKNFEENNIDITMYKVTDNFDNLPNPNDYNYVGLAYPIHGFNAPYPIFDLIKLFPQTKEKEIFILKTSGEPLTINNISSEPLMARLNKKGYILTNEYHYVMPYNLVFRHTDEMAAKMWKTAKQLCAIELKEILENKKVFLKKFPFGRFIAFLFRIEHPAMKVNGNLFKVKNICTHCNLCVKKCPVNNIYNDDNGNIKFKNKCVMCASCAFRCPVDAINIGILTAWKVNGPYKFENPTTNQKSKHENYCKKAYDRYFKNAEEKIKNNQL from the coding sequence ATGAATAAAAATGCAATAATATACTATTTTTCTGGCACAGGCAATACAGAAAAAGTTGTAAATGAATATAAAAAAAATTTTGAAGAAAACAATATAGATATAACTATGTACAAAGTTACAGATAATTTTGATAATTTACCAAATCCAAATGATTATAATTATGTTGGGTTAGCCTACCCTATTCATGGTTTTAATGCCCCATATCCGATTTTTGATTTAATAAAATTATTCCCTCAAACTAAAGAGAAAGAAATATTTATATTAAAAACATCTGGAGAGCCATTAACAATAAACAATATATCATCAGAACCTTTAATGGCTAGATTAAATAAAAAGGGATATATTCTTACAAATGAGTATCATTATGTTATGCCTTATAATTTGGTATTTAGGCATACTGATGAAATGGCCGCAAAAATGTGGAAAACTGCTAAACAATTATGTGCTATAGAGTTAAAAGAAATATTAGAAAATAAAAAAGTATTTCTTAAAAAATTCCCGTTTGGCAGATTTATTGCTTTTCTTTTTAGAATAGAGCATCCTGCTATGAAAGTTAATGGAAACCTTTTTAAAGTAAAAAACATATGTACTCATTGTAATTTGTGCGTAAAAAAATGCCCTGTTAATAATATTTATAATGATGATAATGGAAATATCAAATTTAAAAATAAATGTGTTATGTGTGCAAGCTGTGCATTTAGATGCCCAGTGGATGCAATTAATATAGGTATTCTCACAGCTTGGAAAGTAAATGGACCATACAAATTTGAAAACCCTACAACAAATCAAAAAAGCAAACATGAAAATTATTGTAAAAAAGCTTATGACAGATATTTTAAAAATGCTGAAGAAAAAATCAAAAATAATCAATTATAA
- a CDS encoding peptidase M30: MNFKLTFITFFSLILISCYSPFYSIDTNGFSVYRASSSGSGLSSDFVKASIVKETENLIIYVEKNESYSSSSLDLVCDEFEKHYSKEKSIYGNHTDVDNNGKIIILFLDLNPESGSSSILNGYFNPADLIEGQGNNADMLYMDLGGLNSYPDYMAGTILHELQHLINYNVNVLKNGKEMDVWLNEALSESTSVLFNNATVNSRNKEFNNINYYCFYTWDLPINVFANYPSASVFMNWLYVKSDYNENVFKNIAAFKDTSSYNRVLSQVTSISATWDELLLQWIADVNSGIVTGAKINKINNNYINTSIPLYPGALLAFEASSIVNVDTSNSLLKTKQNNKALILLNSDTYIGSNPTSINIALTSISSSSILRSAKSSAQTNSYLEVISNTKPKYRNILLNKIN, from the coding sequence ATGAATTTTAAATTAACTTTTATAACATTTTTCAGTTTAATTCTCATTTCTTGTTATAGTCCGTTTTATTCTATTGATACTAATGGTTTTTCTGTATACAGAGCATCATCGTCTGGAAGCGGATTATCTTCAGATTTTGTAAAGGCTTCTATTGTTAAAGAAACTGAAAATTTAATTATATATGTAGAAAAAAATGAAAGTTATAGTTCCAGCAGTTTAGATTTAGTGTGCGATGAGTTTGAGAAACATTATTCAAAAGAAAAATCAATTTACGGTAATCATACAGATGTGGATAATAATGGTAAGATAATTATTTTGTTTTTAGATTTAAATCCTGAATCTGGCAGCAGTTCCATACTTAATGGTTATTTTAATCCTGCAGACTTAATAGAAGGGCAGGGTAATAATGCTGATATGCTTTATATGGACTTAGGAGGTCTTAATAGTTATCCTGATTATATGGCTGGAACAATATTACATGAATTGCAGCATTTAATAAATTACAATGTTAACGTATTAAAAAATGGCAAAGAGATGGATGTATGGCTTAATGAGGCTTTATCAGAATCTACTTCTGTTTTATTTAATAACGCAACAGTTAATAGCAGAAATAAAGAATTTAACAATATAAATTATTATTGTTTTTATACTTGGGATTTACCTATAAATGTATTTGCTAATTATCCTTCTGCTTCTGTTTTTATGAATTGGCTTTATGTTAAAAGTGATTATAATGAGAATGTATTTAAAAATATTGCTGCCTTCAAAGATACTTCATCATATAATAGAGTTTTATCTCAAGTAACTTCTATTTCAGCTACTTGGGATGAATTATTGCTTCAATGGATAGCTGATGTTAATAGTGGTATTGTAACAGGGGCTAAAATTAATAAAATTAATAATAATTATATTAATACATCTATACCTTTATATCCGGGTGCTTTATTGGCTTTTGAGGCATCTAGTATAGTAAATGTTGACACTAGTAATTCTCTTTTGAAAACTAAACAAAATAATAAGGCTTTGATATTATTGAATAGTGATACATATATAGGAAGTAATCCTACTTCTATCAATATTGCATTAACTTCTATTAGCAGCAGTTCTATTTTAAGAAGTGCTAAATCATCAGCACAAACTAATTCTTATTTGGAAGTGATAAGTAATACTAAGCCTAAATATAGAAATATATTATTAAATAAAATAAATTGA
- the ptsP gene encoding phosphoenolpyruvate--protein phosphotransferase → MEKRITGIGVSPGIAIGKIYIFNPKKIELNKCPCKDPEQEKIKLLEARNKTREQLEKIKEIASKKVSEDKAVIFDAHITLLEDEDLLEEVNNIISDDKVAADYALSKGIEIYKQILSEVEDEYLRERVNDLTDIAERWIRNIRGEKILDLSALPENSIVVARDLTPSDTANLDLDNTLGFITEIGGRTSHTSIMARSLEIPAVVGIGEIINDIKNEDIIILNGNTGGVIINPTEQSIEECEKLKEEFDKKRALLKEYAHRDAISKDGTKIRVYANIGSPADLGGVLKNGADGIGLYRTEFLFMENTNFPTEDEQFKAYKEVAEAMSGHTVTIRTMDIGGDKYLPYLEMPKEENPALGWRALRICLDRPAIIKTQFRALLRASAFGKIKVMLPMIVSIEELRKAKNIFNECKLELMKENIAFNEALELGMMIETPSVVFRAEAFAREADFFSIGTNDLTQYTLASDRGNEKIASICDPYNPSVLIAIKMAIDGAHANGIIISMCGELAGDLLAVPLLFGLGLDVFSMSAISVPEVKKMIISLDKSECAMLAKRVLTLSTAEEVKAELLRFLEMHERGETISY, encoded by the coding sequence ATGGAAAAAAGAATAACTGGTATTGGGGTATCTCCCGGTATAGCAATAGGTAAAATTTATATATTTAACCCTAAGAAAATAGAGCTTAATAAATGTCCATGTAAAGATCCAGAGCAAGAAAAAATCAAACTCCTTGAGGCTAGAAACAAAACAAGAGAACAGCTCGAAAAGATAAAAGAAATAGCATCAAAAAAAGTTTCTGAAGATAAGGCTGTTATATTTGATGCACATATTACTTTACTTGAGGATGAGGATTTATTAGAAGAAGTAAATAATATTATTAGTGATGATAAAGTTGCAGCTGATTATGCTTTATCAAAAGGAATAGAAATATATAAACAAATTTTATCTGAAGTGGAAGATGAATATTTAAGAGAAAGAGTTAATGATTTAACTGATATAGCAGAAAGATGGATAAGAAATATTAGAGGCGAGAAAATTTTAGATTTATCTGCTCTTCCTGAGAACTCAATAGTTGTAGCAAGAGATTTAACACCATCAGACACTGCTAATTTAGATTTAGATAATACATTAGGTTTCATTACAGAAATAGGCGGACGTACTTCGCATACTTCTATTATGGCTAGATCATTAGAGATTCCTGCTGTTGTTGGTATTGGTGAAATAATAAATGATATAAAAAACGAAGATATTATTATATTAAATGGAAATACAGGCGGGGTAATTATAAATCCAACTGAGCAATCTATAGAAGAGTGTGAAAAATTAAAAGAAGAATTTGATAAAAAAAGAGCTCTATTAAAAGAATATGCCCATAGAGATGCTATATCTAAAGATGGAACAAAAATAAGAGTTTATGCTAATATTGGTTCTCCTGCTGATTTAGGCGGTGTATTAAAAAACGGTGCTGATGGTATTGGACTTTATAGAACAGAATTTCTTTTTATGGAAAATACAAACTTCCCTACAGAAGATGAGCAATTTAAAGCATATAAAGAAGTTGCTGAAGCTATGAGCGGACATACTGTTACAATAAGAACTATGGATATTGGCGGAGATAAATATTTACCTTATTTGGAGATGCCGAAAGAGGAAAACCCTGCTTTGGGGTGGAGAGCTTTAAGAATATGTTTAGATAGGCCTGCTATTATAAAAACTCAATTTAGGGCTTTACTTAGAGCTTCTGCTTTTGGAAAAATTAAAGTAATGCTTCCTATGATTGTATCTATAGAAGAATTGAGAAAGGCTAAAAATATATTTAATGAATGTAAATTAGAACTTATGAAAGAAAACATAGCTTTCAATGAAGCTTTAGAGCTTGGAATGATGATAGAGACTCCTTCTGTAGTATTTAGAGCTGAAGCTTTTGCTAGAGAAGCTGATTTCTTCTCTATAGGTACAAATGACTTAACTCAATATACTTTAGCTTCTGATAGAGGTAATGAGAAAATAGCTTCTATATGTGACCCTTATAACCCTTCTGTGCTTATTGCTATAAAAATGGCTATAGATGGAGCTCATGCTAATGGTATTATTATATCAATGTGCGGAGAGCTTGCTGGAGATTTACTTGCTGTGCCTTTACTATTTGGTTTAGGACTTGATGTATTTTCTATGTCAGCTATATCTGTGCCTGAAGTTAAGAAAATGATTATATCTTTAGACAAAAGTGAATGTGCTATGCTTGCTAAGAGAGTTCTCACTTTATCTACTGCAGAAGAGGTAAAAGCTGAGTTGCTTAGATTCTTAGAAATGCATGAAAGAGGCGAAACTATAAGTTATTAA
- a CDS encoding HPr family phosphocarrier protein: MTKGQVTIQNETGLHARPGNEFVTFIKTLTNCKVEIENEAGKKVNASSLLKVLSLGVKKGSILTVYCDGENEEEALKKIEEFLANLKD; encoded by the coding sequence ATGACTAAAGGACAAGTTACTATACAAAATGAAACAGGTCTTCATGCTAGGCCTGGTAATGAATTCGTTACATTTATAAAAACTTTAACTAACTGTAAAGTAGAAATAGAAAATGAAGCAGGAAAAAAAGTTAATGCCTCATCACTTTTAAAAGTGTTATCTCTTGGTGTAAAGAAAGGTTCTATTTTAACTGTATATTGTGATGGAGAAAATGAAGAAGAAGCTTTGAAAAAAATAGAAGAGTTTTTAGCTAATTTAAAAGATTAA
- a CDS encoding type III pantothenate kinase yields MYLIGDIGNTRIKSAIFDDDHNPIYFNANEHNALGLFKTLREIKENFDGKIDKAFYSSVSFKVNDMFVSSVKDILKKDVYRVTHKDIQLKDNMYEPKDSVGIDRILSTYASICLEGFNEENKYASIVIDMGTATTISIMLSDFVFLGGMIMPGTKTSSFALSRKTSLPYFQIGEITDLPNPINNNVENALVAGSIYNTIGAVNYGASEIKKAIKEQYNIKSKIFLTGGISNLKLLKCKIYPYLVLQGIYFNMIDTSYGRK; encoded by the coding sequence ATGTACTTAATAGGAGATATTGGAAATACTAGAATAAAATCAGCTATATTTGATGATGACCATAATCCAATATATTTTAATGCCAATGAACATAATGCTTTGGGGTTATTTAAAACTTTAAGAGAGATAAAAGAAAATTTTGATGGCAAAATAGATAAAGCTTTTTACAGCAGTGTATCTTTTAAAGTAAATGATATGTTTGTTTCATCAGTTAAAGACATATTAAAAAAAGATGTATATAGAGTTACACACAAAGATATACAATTAAAAGATAATATGTATGAGCCAAAAGATTCTGTTGGTATAGATAGAATACTTTCAACCTATGCTTCAATATGTTTAGAGGGCTTTAATGAAGAAAACAAATATGCTTCTATTGTTATAGATATGGGTACAGCTACCACTATAAGTATTATGCTTTCAGATTTTGTATTTTTAGGCGGAATGATTATGCCGGGCACTAAAACTAGTTCTTTTGCCTTATCAAGAAAAACCTCTTTGCCATATTTTCAAATAGGAGAAATCACTGATCTTCCAAATCCTATTAATAATAATGTTGAAAATGCTTTAGTAGCAGGTTCTATTTATAATACAATAGGTGCCGTAAACTATGGTGCTTCAGAGATAAAAAAAGCAATAAAAGAACAATATAATATAAAAAGCAAAATATTTCTTACAGGCGGTATATCAAATTTAAAACTGTTAAAATGTAAAATATACCCATACTTGGTATTACAGGGAATATATTTTAATATGATAGATACCAGTTATGGAAGAAAATAA
- a CDS encoding CCA tRNA nucleotidyltransferase, giving the protein MKKIFTNIPHAVKEIARILHIEGFKCFLVGGAVRDSIMGITPHEYDITTDAKPEDVQRMFKYTVPTGIKHGTVLVIIEDMHVEITTFRSDGNYSDGRHPDKVEYASSIEEDLPRRDLTINAMAYNVLDGTLIDMFDGMKDIKRKVVRSVGNPYERFTEDGLRIMRAIRFATKLNFEIEKETFEAICHSTGMLASIAAERIREEFNGILLSDNPFRGIELLRKTGILPLILPELMQGFGVNQNKFHKYDVYYHILHTIQAVEPLENDQLTLLVRLAALFHDIAKPMVQKKVSKQEDPVYYNHEVVGSSVAKKIMKRLKYSNAEIEFVSLLVRQHMFYYQDEWTDGAVRRFMRAVGVENIKPLLKLREADRIGSGNRKDKESKAIPKLLARIDKIIEAENAITVKDLKIDGNDLIKEFNLKQGPMIGKILNYLLDLILDEPELNEKDILIEKTKNFLESNNINNEA; this is encoded by the coding sequence GTGAAAAAAATATTTACAAACATACCGCATGCAGTAAAAGAAATAGCGAGAATATTACATATAGAAGGCTTCAAATGCTTTCTTGTAGGAGGTGCCGTTAGAGACTCTATAATGGGAATAACGCCTCATGAATATGACATCACCACAGATGCAAAACCAGAAGACGTGCAAAGAATGTTTAAATACACCGTTCCAACAGGTATAAAACATGGAACAGTATTAGTAATAATAGAAGACATGCATGTAGAAATCACTACTTTTAGAAGTGATGGAAACTACAGCGATGGAAGGCACCCAGATAAAGTGGAATATGCATCAAGCATAGAAGAAGATTTGCCAAGAAGAGATTTAACTATAAATGCTATGGCCTATAATGTATTAGACGGCACATTGATAGATATGTTTGACGGCATGAAAGACATAAAAAGAAAAGTTGTACGTTCTGTGGGCAACCCCTACGAAAGATTTACCGAAGACGGCCTTAGAATAATGAGGGCTATTAGATTTGCTACAAAACTCAATTTTGAAATAGAGAAAGAAACTTTTGAAGCTATATGTCATTCTACTGGTATGCTAGCCTCTATTGCAGCTGAAAGAATTAGAGAAGAGTTTAACGGAATACTTTTATCAGATAATCCTTTTAGAGGTATAGAACTTCTTAGAAAAACAGGTATTCTTCCTTTAATATTACCTGAATTAATGCAAGGCTTTGGAGTTAATCAAAATAAATTCCACAAATATGATGTTTATTATCATATACTTCATACCATACAAGCCGTAGAACCATTAGAAAATGATCAATTAACTTTATTGGTGCGACTTGCAGCATTATTTCATGATATTGCTAAGCCTATGGTTCAAAAGAAAGTATCAAAGCAAGAAGATCCTGTTTATTATAATCATGAGGTTGTGGGCTCTTCTGTTGCTAAAAAAATAATGAAAAGACTAAAATATTCTAATGCTGAAATAGAGTTTGTTTCACTTTTAGTAAGACAGCATATGTTTTATTATCAAGATGAGTGGACTGATGGAGCTGTTAGAAGATTTATGCGTGCTGTGGGAGTTGAAAACATTAAGCCTTTATTAAAACTAAGGGAAGCAGATAGGATTGGAAGCGGTAATAGAAAAGATAAAGAAAGCAAAGCAATACCAAAACTTTTAGCTAGAATAGATAAAATCATAGAAGCAGAAAATGCTATCACTGTAAAAGACTTAAAAATTGACGGAAATGATTTAATTAAAGAGTTTAATTTAAAACAAGGACCTATGATAGGTAAAATACTTAATTATCTTTTAGACTTAATATTAGATGAACCAGAATTAAATGAAAAAGATATTTTAATAGAGAAAACTAAGAATTTTTTAGAAAGCAATAATATTAATAATGAGGCTTAG